TCTTTTGGTCGTACTTCAAGCGATGGATGCTGCCGGAAAAGACAGTCTGATAGAACACGTTTTCGGAGGTGTAAATCCTCAGGGCTGTAATGTGACAAGCTTTAAAACGCCAAGTTCTAAAGAATATTCCCACGATTTTTTATGGAGGCATTATTTAGCTTTACCTCAAAAAGGAATGATCGGGATTTTCAACCGTTCGCATTACGAAAGTGTGTTGGTCTGTAAAGTTCACCCTGAGTATAACCTCAGCGAAAAAACATGGAAGTCTGTAAAAGATTTTGACGCAAAATTCTGGGATACCCGATATGACAGTATCCGGAATTTTGAAAAACATTTAGCTCAAAACGGAACAAAGATTATTAAAATTTTCTTACATGTTTCTAAAGATGAGCAAAAGAAAAGATTGCTGGACAGAATTAATGAAGAAGATAAAAACTGGAAATTTTCTCCGGCTGATCTTCCGGAAAGAGCTTTGTTTGACGAGTATATGGATCATTACCAGACAGCTATTAACGAAACTTCAAAAGAGTATGCACCCTGGTATGTACTTCCGGCCGACAATAAATGGTTTGCAAGGCTAGCCGCTGTCCAGATCATCATTGAGACGTTGGAAAAAATGAACCTGAAATATCCGGAACTTTCAGAAAAAGAAAAACTCAGCTTGCAGGAGGCCAAAAAACAACTGGAAAGCGAATAAACACATAAAAAAAGCGGAGACCACTTCTCCGCTTTTATACAATAAATAAAATCATAGCAAAAACACGAGAAAATCTATAAGCCGGATTTTGTACTTCCGAAGAAGTGCCTGTTATTTATCTACGTCTTACATTGCTGCAAAACTTGAGCTGATTACCCCTCGGCTTTCAGAGCGAGCAACTCCTATTTTCATTGCTGAAAAGAACCGATATACTTATCATTGCACCACAAAGAGTTTACCTGGTTTCACTACAGCCGAACTGTACATACTTTCTGTTGCACTTGTCCTACCCTTGCGGGTGACGGATGTTATCCGCTTTGATGCTCTATGGTGTCCGGACTTTCCTACCCTTACCTAAATAAGAATCAACAGGCCGAAATTCTCGTGGCTGCAAAGATACAATTTAATGTAACAATCCAACAATGTAGCAGTATAACAATAAAAAAAATTCGGGTTTTAAGAATTCGTATATTGCTAAACTGGTACATTGTTAAATTGATATTTTATCTTATCTTCGTGCAACTAAATTACTCATTCACATTGGCTTCAAAGGAAAAAGAATTTGCGCAGCTCATTAAGGATAATCAGGGTCTGATTATCAAGGTTTCGCGTCTTTATACCAATTCTTTGGAGGATGAGGAGGATCTTTTTCAGGAAATTGTGTTACAATTATGGAGAAGTTATGACTCATTTAAAGGAAATTCAAAAATTTCTACGTGGATGTACCGTGTTGCCCTAAATACAGCCATTACCCTTTTCAGAAAAAAAAGCAAAAGCCTGCCGACAAACGAACTGGACATCAACCATGCGGATTTTATTGATGATGATGATGAAAAACAACAGCAGGTATCACTTTTGTATACTGTAATAAAGACGCTGCCCAATGTGGAAAGAGCGATCGTAATGATGTATTTGGATGATTTGCCTTACAAGGATATTGCAGAAAACCTCGGGATTACCGAAGTCAATGCGCGTGTGAAAATGAACAGATTAAAGAAAACCCTTAAAGAACAGATGGAAAAACATGCCTGAATTTGATTTAGACAGCTTTAAGAAAACATGGCAGGAGCAACCTGTTCAGCAGAAATACGACAATTCTGAGATTCTTCAGATGCTGAATAGAAAGTCACGTAATTACGTCAAATACATTTTCTGGATCAGTGTTGCTGAATTTTTATTCTTTTCTGTTTTGGGAATCTTCTATTTCTATCAGGGAGAGGAGCCCAACAGCTTTTTGAAAATTCTGGAAAGACTTGGGGTACAGAAAACGGCAGATGTTGAAAACAATTTCGACCATGCTTATATGGGGATAAAAATTTTGAGTCTTTTAATTACAGCTTATTTTGTACTAAAATTTTACCAGAATTACCGCAAAATTAAAATCGAAGAAAACTTAAAAGGTCTTATTACCAGAATTATAAAATTCAAAAAAACCGTCAATGCATTTATATTAATCAGCATTGTACTGCTTTTGGTGTTTACTTCGATCTTTACTGCCTTTATTTTTTACGCATTAAATACCCAAAATATACAACCGGATGATTCAGATCTTACGATTGTTATTGTCGGGATAATCATAAGTACGATTCTATGTGTTTCATTGATCTGGCTGTACTACAGATTGGTCTATGGT
The sequence above is a segment of the Chryseobacterium sp. MYb264 genome. Coding sequences within it:
- a CDS encoding RNA polymerase sigma factor; translation: MASKEKEFAQLIKDNQGLIIKVSRLYTNSLEDEEDLFQEIVLQLWRSYDSFKGNSKISTWMYRVALNTAITLFRKKSKSLPTNELDINHADFIDDDDEKQQQVSLLYTVIKTLPNVERAIVMMYLDDLPYKDIAENLGITEVNARVKMNRLKKTLKEQMEKHA
- a CDS encoding beta-carotene 15,15'-monooxygenase gives rise to the protein MPEFDLDSFKKTWQEQPVQQKYDNSEILQMLNRKSRNYVKYIFWISVAEFLFFSVLGIFYFYQGEEPNSFLKILERLGVQKTADVENNFDHAYMGIKILSLLITAYFVLKFYQNYRKIKIEENLKGLITRIIKFKKTVNAFILISIVLLLVFTSIFTAFIFYALNTQNIQPDDSDLTIVIVGIIISTILCVSLIWLYYRLVYGIIIRKLDKNLKQLKGIDSQEI
- a CDS encoding polyphosphate kinase 2 family protein yields the protein MSTNFSDDFEVKGKFSIKKVSTKYEGKLTKEEGIQLLIQEKEKLRELQERLYADGSQSLLVVLQAMDAAGKDSLIEHVFGGVNPQGCNVTSFKTPSSKEYSHDFLWRHYLALPQKGMIGIFNRSHYESVLVCKVHPEYNLSEKTWKSVKDFDAKFWDTRYDSIRNFEKHLAQNGTKIIKIFLHVSKDEQKKRLLDRINEEDKNWKFSPADLPERALFDEYMDHYQTAINETSKEYAPWYVLPADNKWFARLAAVQIIIETLEKMNLKYPELSEKEKLSLQEAKKQLESE